The region CAGGTCAATGATCTCATTGGCTGTGATCCCATACTCGGTGATGTAATATTCCACCTTGGGCGGCATTTGGCTATAGACCAACCTGCCGATGATCCCATCCCGTTCCAGCTCGCGGAGCTGTTGAATCAGAACCTTTTGCGAGATGCCCGGAATACTGCGCTGCAGTTCACTCGTCCGCTTGGTCCCCGACATCAGTATACATATGATCAGCGACTTCCACTTCCCGCCGATAATCTCAAGCGTCGCCTCAATCCCTAAATGATATTGCTTCATCCCGGCACCTCCTCAGCAGTCATAACAATGCGCTGATCTAATGATTACTATTCTGCCACATCCGGCACTCTATTCCAATGCACACCTTGAGGTAACCTTGTTACTTCATTGTGTGTATTTACATTTTCAGGAACTTACAAAATAATAGAAGCAGCTGCACAACATAAATTATACACCGGAAAGGTGATCCCTAATGACAACCCTGGTAATCCTGGCACACCCCGATATAGAGGCTTCAAGAGTGAACCGGAGATGGAGACAAGAGCTGCTGCTGCATCCTGAGGACGTTACGGTCCACGAGCTCTACAAGGAGTACCCGGACTGGAGCATCGATGTTCCGCGGGAGCAGCGTTTATTGGAGGCGCATGACCTGATTATTTTCCAATTCCCCTTATACTGGTACAGCTACCCCCCGCTGCTGAAAAAGTGGCTGGACGATGTGTTCACTCACGGCTGGGCTTACGGCTCGAGCGGCAACAAACTGAGGGGTAAGAAACTGGGCATAGCTATGACCATTGGCGATAAAAAGGAAAACTACCTGCCAGCCGGGTCCGTTTCTTTCACTGTAGATGAGATCATCGCCCCGTTCCAGGCCAGTGCCATCCATGTCGGCGCAACCGCCCTGCCGTACTTCGCCGTGTTCGGCGCTTCCTTCCAGGCGAGTGATGATGAAATCAACCAGAGCGCTGAGGAGTATCTGGCGTATATCAATCAGAACCGGTAATGTGCTGCTAGTCCCGCTTCTTCCCGACCGCGCCAAGGTAGATTACAAATTCATCATCGCCATCCAGTTCGAGCACCTCATCAATCAGCTGCTGATCATAGATTCCGATGGCACAAGCTCCGGCCCCGATGGATTCACTGGCCAGGTACAGATTCTGGCAGACATGCCCGGCATCAATGAGAATTTTTTTGTGCGCGGAGATATCATATTTCCATTCGGACCGGTATGGGGTGGTGCTCCAGGCGAACAGAACGGCAGCCTTCCTGGCGAAGTTGGGGACAAAGGGCTGATCCAGCGTAATCGCATCAATCTTCTGCTCCAGCTGGTCTAATTCAAACATAAATAACAGCTTGTGCTCCACAGGAAGGTACCGGTAGATGCCCTGCGGTATGCCTACCACCCGCATAATCAGCAGATAGGTCTCAAACGTATGGGTCGCCCCGCTACAGGGTACCGTCCGCAGAGTCAGTCCATTCTTGCTCATTCCCGTAATGCCCTGGGTGGCCCATAGTAGATAGGATAGCTCTTCCAGACTTAGCATGTCAGCGGAATAGAATCTTGTACTCCTTCTTTGGCCAATGCAATTCACAATATTGTTCTGACTCACAACGTCCCGGCTGACCTCAGGCAATTCAATGATCCGCGATCCTTCATCATAGGGCTTCACAAT is a window of Paenibacillus sp. FSL H3-0469 DNA encoding:
- a CDS encoding helix-turn-helix domain-containing protein, which produces MKQYHLGIEATLEIIGGKWKSLIICILMSGTKRTSELQRSIPGISQKVLIQQLRELERDGIIGRLVYSQMPPKVEYYITEYGITANEIIDLMCSWGRTNIAIRQQRGEEIMLLDEDSEE
- a CDS encoding NAD(P)H-dependent oxidoreductase; this encodes MTTLVILAHPDIEASRVNRRWRQELLLHPEDVTVHELYKEYPDWSIDVPREQRLLEAHDLIIFQFPLYWYSYPPLLKKWLDDVFTHGWAYGSSGNKLRGKKLGIAMTIGDKKENYLPAGSVSFTVDEIIAPFQASAIHVGATALPYFAVFGASFQASDDEINQSAEEYLAYINQNR
- a CDS encoding SagB/ThcOx family dehydrogenase, which translates into the protein MTRYEQQRQLLKSNFHEFKQIKTDKMKGIAQPPIVKPYDEGSRIIELPEVSRDVVSQNNIVNCIGQRRSTRFYSADMLSLEELSYLLWATQGITGMSKNGLTLRTVPCSGATHTFETYLLIMRVVGIPQGIYRYLPVEHKLLFMFELDQLEQKIDAITLDQPFVPNFARKAAVLFAWSTTPYRSEWKYDISAHKKILIDAGHVCQNLYLASESIGAGACAIGIYDQQLIDEVLELDGDDEFVIYLGAVGKKRD